CTTCGATGCCTGCAAGGCCAAGGCTGAGGAGCTGGGCAAGAAGAACGGCTGGCTGCTGTACCCGCTGGGCATTGCCCTTTCTGGCAAGCAGCGCACCCCCGGCGGCGGCACCGACCTTGCCTGCATGATGGGCCGCGAAACCACCCTTGCCCGCGTAAAAGCGGCAATTGAAAAGCTGAACGGCTGATTTTTGCCATAAAACCACAAAGCTCTGCAGCATTTTTGAACGCTGCAGGGCTTTTTTGCGTCTTTGGGCCGGTTTGCGGCAGAACACTGCACCGCGCCAAAAATCGCCGCGCGCCTGCGCTACAGTATATGCAGAAAGCGCGGGGAACAGAACCACAACGCCCCGCCGGAAAGCGGGGAGTTTTTATGACAGAGCGGATGGGTCTGGCAGCGGTCGGGCGGCAGAACAGACAGCGGGCAGCGCTGGCACGGCGGGCGGAGCTGCGCCCGGCAGCGCGCAGGCTGGCGGCTGTGGCAGTGGGATTTGCGGGCGGCTGGGCCGTTCTGTACGGTGCACTGATGCCTTTTGGTCTGGGCTTTGTGCTGGGCTTTGCAGAGGACTGCTTTGCCCCCTGTGCGGCGGGTGCGGCGCTGGGTGTGCTGCTGCACGGGTTTGGCGCGCTCTCGCTGCGCAGTGTCTGTATGCTGTGCGCACTGGGTGCTGCAGTGGCAGCGCGGTGGATGGGTGCCAGAACACTGACCCCGGCGGCACTGGCGGGCTGCGGCACGCTGGTGGGCGTGGCGCTGTGCTTTGCCTTTGGCGGCGGCGGGGCAGAGCTGGTGCTTTACAGTGCGGCAGATGCCCTGCTGGCCGCAGCCATGGGCTTTTGTCTGCGGCAGTTCGCGCCCGAAAAGCCGGGTGCCGGGATGCTTCTGGTGGGTGCGGCCGCAGCGGCGGCGCTGGGCAGTGTGCAGCTGTGGCAGCTGCTGCCGGGCGTGATCGTCTGCGCGGCGCTGGAACTGTATTTATGCAGCAAAGGGCAGGCCAAAGCTGCGCTTGCGGCCTGCGCGGTGCTTGGCGCTGCGCTGTGCGCGGCAGACCCGGCCCTCAGCTTTGCGGCATCCGGCCTTGCCTGTGCCACGGCGGCAGCGGCGGTGCTGGCACCCGGACGGCGCATGGAAACGGTAGCTGCCTACGCGGGCGGCTGCGTGACCGGTGCACTCTGTGTGCAGCCGCCCGGGAGCGCGTTCCAATATCTCCTGAACGTCTGCATCGGCATCACGGCCGTAGCGGCCATGCCCGCAGCGTGGCTTGTGCCGGAGCCGGAAGAAAAGCCGCAGGCAGGGCAGGCCCAGCCGCAGCAGTACAGTGCAGCGGCCACCCGGCTGGAACAGGTGTCCCAGAGCCTTGCATCGCTGGCAGAGACCGTGAACGATGTCTACGAAACGCTGCCGCACCGGCGTGAGGATTTCCATTGGGTAATTGACAACACACATGATACCCTTTGTTTTAACTGCGGACGGCGGGATACCTGCTGGAAGCAGGAGTATGCCGCCACGCTGGAGGGCATGGAAGCACTGCGCCCTCTGCTGGAAAGCAGCGGCGGGCTAGAAACGGCTCAATTGCCCGGACAATTATCCCGGTGCATCCACCCGGCAGCACTGTGCGCAGCGGCAAACCGCTCCTTTGCGCTGTACCGCAGCCGCAAGGAGGCCCGCCTTCATGCCGAAGCCATGCGCACTGCCCTGACCGAGCAGTACAGCGCCGTGGCCGAAGCGCTGGGCGTGTTGGGAGAACAGCTGGGCCGTCCGGGCGACCCGGAACCCTATAAATCCGGCCGGGTGGCGGACTTTTTTGCGCAGCTTGGCACTCCGCCGCAGGAGTGTGCCGTCACGCTGGATGATCTGGGCCGCACCCATGCGGCGGTCACGCTGCCGCGCACCCGTTTTTCCGCGCAGGAGCTGTCTGCACTGGCCGGGGAGGTGGGCCGCATCTGCCGCCGCACGCTGGAAGTGCCGCAGGTGCTTTCCTGCAAGGGAATGACCACCCTGCTGTTCAGCGAAAAGCCTGTGCTGCGGGCCGTGTTCGGCATGGCGGGCGCGGCGGCGCGGGGCAGTATTTCCGGCGATGCGGTGCAGCAGTTCTGCAGCCCGGCGGCAGCGCAGATGATCCTGTGCGACGGCATGGGCACCGGCAGGCCTGCAGCCGTGGATGGCAACCTTGCCGCCGAGCTGACGGCCCGGCTGCTCAAGGCGGGCTTTACCGCAGAGCTGGCGGCAAGGCTGGTCAACGTGGCCCTTGCCCTGAAAAGTGAGGATGAGAGCGGTGCCACGCTGGATCTCATCAGCGTGGATCTTTACACCGGCACGGCAAGGCTGTTCAAGGCCGGTGCGGCACCGGGCTTCCTTGTGCACGGCGGGCGGGTGCGTGCTGTGGGCGACACCAGCCTGCCGGTGGGCATTCTGGGCGGAGTGAACGGACAGAGCCGGGTGGTGCATTTGACGGTGGGCGATTATGCGGTGCTGGTCTCGGACGGGCTGCTGGTGGACGGCCCGGGCTGGGTGGCAAAGCAGCTGGAGCTTTCCGCTGCGGCAGGAGAAGCGCCGGAAAAAGTTGCAAAGACGCTGGTGGAAACGGCCCGCGTGCGCGCCCAGAAGACCGGCAGGCCGGACGACATTACGGCGGCGGTGCTGCGGCTGGAAAAATGCGTTTGATGTTCATACAAACTTCGTTGATTTTCGACGGAGGAGAAGGTATACTATGGAAGCATAGAAATAAAACGGGAGGACAGAAACATGCTTACCATAACCGTAGCGCAGGATGGCAGCGGCGATTTTGCTTCGGTGTCCGAAGCGGTGCTGGCCGTGCCTTATGCCTGTGCAGCAGAGATCCGCATTGGCCCAGGCGTTTACCGCGAAAAGCTGGTGTGCGAAAAACAGGATATCACCCTGATCGGCGCAGGCATGGAAAGCACCCGCATCGTGTGGGGCGACGGCGGCAAACTGCCGCACCCGGACGGCAGGCCCACCCACACCTTCCGCAGCTATACCGCGTTTTTCCGGGGGATAGAACTGCGGGTGCGGGACCTGACCATTGAAAACGATGCCGGCCCCGGGGCAAAGGTGGGGCAGGCCGTGGCGGCTTATGTGGACTGCTCACACACCCTCTTTGAGAATGTGCGGCTGCTAGGCAATCAGGATACGCTGTTCTGCGCCCCTCTGCCGGAGAAGGAGCGGGAGAAGGATGGCTTCCTTGGCCCGGGCCGCTTTGCGCCCCGCCGACCGACGGCCCAGTATTACCGGCACTGCGAGATCGCGGGAGATATCGATTTTATTTTTGGCGGCGCGGACGCTCTGTTTGAGCAGTGCACCATCCGCACCGTGAACAACCACCTGCCTGCAAGCTACGTCACGGCTCCCTCGGGCCGTGCCGATGGCCTCGGGTTTGTGTTCTGGGACTGCGACTTTATTTCGGACGACTGCCCGGCGGGCACGGTGTTTCTGGGCAGGCCATGGCGGCCCACCGGTAAAACGGCTGTGCTGGACTGCCGTCTGGGAGCCCACATTGCACCGGAAGGCTTTTCGCCCTGGCAGAGCCGTACCGACTCGGACCTTGCCAGCTTTGCCGAAGCGGGCAGCACCGGCGAGGGCGCAGCAGCGCGCGGTGCATGGGTGAAGCAGCTGGACAGCCAGCAGGCCGAAGAGCTGCTCAGATGTGCACGGAAGCTTTGCAGACCGGAATAAACGTATGAAATATAAAAAGGTGTATAAGATACTTCTATGAAAAAACTGCCGAATTTTGTCAAATGGATCATCATTCTGGCGGCACTGGCTGCAATGGGCTGGATGATGTGGGCTGTGAATGATCGTGCCTCCCGGGTGGAAATGCCCGCACCGGATAATACATTCGGAATTTATCGCACAGCAGATTCCAGCCAGTAAATCATTTGGAATGGC
Above is a genomic segment from Faecalibacterium taiwanense containing:
- a CDS encoding PP2C family protein-serine/threonine phosphatase — encoded protein: MTERMGLAAVGRQNRQRAALARRAELRPAARRLAAVAVGFAGGWAVLYGALMPFGLGFVLGFAEDCFAPCAAGAALGVLLHGFGALSLRSVCMLCALGAAVAARWMGARTLTPAALAGCGTLVGVALCFAFGGGGAELVLYSAADALLAAAMGFCLRQFAPEKPGAGMLLVGAAAAAALGSVQLWQLLPGVIVCAALELYLCSKGQAKAALAACAVLGAALCAADPALSFAASGLACATAAAAVLAPGRRMETVAAYAGGCVTGALCVQPPGSAFQYLLNVCIGITAVAAMPAAWLVPEPEEKPQAGQAQPQQYSAAATRLEQVSQSLASLAETVNDVYETLPHRREDFHWVIDNTHDTLCFNCGRRDTCWKQEYAATLEGMEALRPLLESSGGLETAQLPGQLSRCIHPAALCAAANRSFALYRSRKEARLHAEAMRTALTEQYSAVAEALGVLGEQLGRPGDPEPYKSGRVADFFAQLGTPPQECAVTLDDLGRTHAAVTLPRTRFSAQELSALAGEVGRICRRTLEVPQVLSCKGMTTLLFSEKPVLRAVFGMAGAAARGSISGDAVQQFCSPAAAQMILCDGMGTGRPAAVDGNLAAELTARLLKAGFTAELAARLVNVALALKSEDESGATLDLISVDLYTGTARLFKAGAAPGFLVHGGRVRAVGDTSLPVGILGGVNGQSRVVHLTVGDYAVLVSDGLLVDGPGWVAKQLELSAAAGEAPEKVAKTLVETARVRAQKTGRPDDITAAVLRLEKCV
- a CDS encoding pectinesterase family protein — encoded protein: MLTITVAQDGSGDFASVSEAVLAVPYACAAEIRIGPGVYREKLVCEKQDITLIGAGMESTRIVWGDGGKLPHPDGRPTHTFRSYTAFFRGIELRVRDLTIENDAGPGAKVGQAVAAYVDCSHTLFENVRLLGNQDTLFCAPLPEKEREKDGFLGPGRFAPRRPTAQYYRHCEIAGDIDFIFGGADALFEQCTIRTVNNHLPASYVTAPSGRADGLGFVFWDCDFISDDCPAGTVFLGRPWRPTGKTAVLDCRLGAHIAPEGFSPWQSRTDSDLASFAEAGSTGEGAAARGAWVKQLDSQQAEELLRCARKLCRPE